The genomic window CTTGTAAGCTCGGTGCGAAAGTCTATGCCTGCGATACTGATGAGTTTGCTACGCAGGAGTGCCATAAAAATGCCACGCTCAATGATGTAGCACTTCAGGGCTTATGGCAGGGGAGCATAGCTCAAGCCCCACTTCACACACCTAAGCAATATGATGTGATTGTGGCAAATATTGTTGCTTTTATTGTGAAGCTTTTACACAACGACTTTAAAGCAAAATGTGCTAAAAATGGAGTTTTAATACTCTCTGGCATACTTGATGAATATAAATTTGATATAATAGACTCGTTTAGTAGCTTTGAAGTATTGGAAGTCCGCTCCAAGGATGGGTGGATAGCCTTGAAATTAACTTGTAATAATTAAATAATAAGGACAAAATATGGAAAATCCAAATGAAAAAAAACCACCTTTTAAACAGAATCCTTTTCTTGTTTTTGCTATCTTTGTAATTCTTGCCTTGCTTTTATTTAAGGTTTTTTCGCCAAGCGGGGGAGATTCGCTCACAGATAAATTTTTGGGAGGGAGTATTACAAAAGAGATTAGTTATAATGAGCTAAAAGAACTCATTTCAAAGGGTGAGATAGGCTCTGTAAGTATCGGGCAGACTTATATTAAAGCCTACTCTATCAACACATCGCCTCGAATTTTATATACGACTAAGAAAGTCGCTGATTTAGGGCTTGTGCCGCTGCTTGATGAAAAAAAGATAGAGTATAGTGGCTTTAGTGAAGGTAGCTTTTTGGGCGATTTAGTCAATATGCTTTTGCCTATTTTTATTATTCTTGCCCTATGGATGTTCCTTACTGCGCGTATGCAAAAGAGTATGGGCGGGGGCATTTTTGGTATGGGGAATGCCAAAAAACTTGTCAATGCCGAAAAACCTAATGTGCGCTTTGATGATATGGCAGGGAATGCGGAGGCAAAAGAAGAGGTTGTAGAAATTGTAGATTTCTTAAAATACCCCGAGCGCTATGCGGCAGTCGGTGCCAAGATTCCAAGAGGTGTGCTTTTGGTAGGACCTCCCGGGACAGGAAAAACGCTCCTTGCTAAAGCCGTAGCGGGCGAAGCAAATGTGCCATTTTTTTCAATGAGTGGAAGCAGCTTTATTGAAATGTTTGTGGGCTTAGGGGCTAGTCGCGTAAGAGATTTGTTTGAAATGGCGAAAAAGGACGCACCTAGCATTATTTTTATTGATGAAATTGATGCCATTGGGAAAAGTCGTGCCGCTGGAAGTATGGTGGGTGGCAACGATGAGCGAGAGCAAACACTCAATCAGCTTTTAGCCGAAATGGATGGATTTGGTTCTGAATCTGCTCCCGTGATTGTCCTTGCCGCGACAAACCGCCCGGAGATTCTAGACCCTGCGTTATTGCGTCCGGGGCGATTTGATAGGCAGGTGCTTGTGGATAAACCTGATTTTGAAGGGCGCTTGGAGATTCTCAAAGTGCATATCAAAGATGTTGCTTTGGCACGTGATGTGGATTTGCACGAGATTGCAAAATTTACTGCTGGACTTGCTGGAGCGGATTTAGCAAATATTATTAACGAAGCTGCTCTCCTTGCAGGACGTGAGAATCAAAAAGAAGTAAGCCAAAAGCATCTCAAAGAAGCGGTTGAGCGAGGCATTGCTGGATTAGAGAAAAAATCACGGCGCATTTCGCCAAAAGAGAAGAAGATTGTCGCCTATCACGAAAGCGGACATGCTGTGGTATCTGAAATGACAAAGGGTGCGGATAGGGTAAATAAAGTCTCCATTATCCCGCGCGGTATGGCGGCACTTGGCTATACGCTCCACACACCTGAAGAAAATCGCTATCTTATGCAAAAGCACGAACTTATGGCAGAAGTCGATGTGCTTTTAGGCGGACGTGCTGCTGAAGAAGTCTTTTTGGACGAAATTTCAACCGGAGCGAGTAATGACTTAGAGCGCGCAACAGGAATCCTCAAATCAATGATTAGTTATTATGGAATGACTGATGTGAGTGGGCTTATGGTGCTTGAAAAACAACGCAATACCTTTCTAGGCGGTGGCGGAGCAAGCAGAGAATTTAGTGAGCAACTTGCTCAAGAGATTGATACACATATCAAAAATACGCTTGATGAGAGATATACCTATGTAAAAAATCTATTACGCGATTATAAAGATGCCATTGAAAGTATGGTAAAAGAGCTTTTTGATAAAGAAGTGATTGATGGCGCACGCGTGCGGGAGATTATAGAAGAGTATGAGAAAGCGAATAATCTGCAATCACGCCTTATTCCCATTGAGGAAGAAGAAGTATAAAAAGATAAGGAGAGCAAATGACTACTACGCAAATTATTGCAAAACAAGGCTGGGTAGGGGCATTGGTGCTTCTGGTGGCATTTGTGCTGACATTGTGGCTTGATTGGAACGTGTGCGCATTTGTATTGTGCGTAATGCTTGTTTTGTGGCTTGCGATGTTTCGCAATCCTGAGAGGATTCCAAACGCGAGTGAGAGCAATGTCTTTGTATCGCCTGTCGATGGTATTGTGAGGGATATTGATGCGAATGAGGAACGCATAAGTATTCTTATTGAGACAAGATTTATCGATGTAGGTGTAATACGCTCCCCTTGCGATGTTGTAGAGGGTAAGATGAGCGAAAAGAAAGGTTTAAATCTTACTTGGTGCAGTAAGGAAAAGCGTAATACACTCAACGCAACTATGCGCTTTGAAAGCTTGCAAGAGAGGACATTTTCTATAGATTTTTATCCTATATTCTTTTCATCTCAAGAGCTTTTTGCTTCGAGTAATTTAGATGTTGGTGAGCGTATGGGGTTTATGAAAGCTGGTATGACACGCATTATTATCCCACAAAAGCGACAAAAGGGCGTAGATTCTGATATTGAACTTAAGGTAAGCATTGGTGACAGGGTGAAGGCACTTCAAAGCGTAATAGGATATTTTTATGAAGTTTAATCCACTCTTTATTTTACCTAATCTCTTTACTGCTGGGAGTATTTTTTTAGGTGTTTTGAGTGTTATTTTTTCATCAAAAGGGCATTTTGAATCTGCTTGTTGGTTAATTTTGCTCTCAATGATTCTTGATGGGCTTGATGGGCGAGTTGCTCGGCTCACAAATACTGCGAGTAAGTTTGGTGTGGAGTTTGATTCTCTAGCTGATGTCGTGGCTTTTGGTGTTGCTCCAGCTTTTTTGCTGTATTTTTATGTGGGCATTGATTATGGGCGAGTGGGTATGAGTGTACCCGCTATTTTTGTGATACTTGGTGCAGTGCGTTTGGCTCGTTTTAATATTACTTCAAGTTCTGAGCCAAATTTTTTTATCGGTCTGCCTATCCCCTCCGCGGCGGTCGTGCTAATGTTATGGGTGCTTGTGGATTTAGAATATGATTTCATCAAATCCTATGGCTATGAATACGCCATACTTGGCGGTAGCTTTATTCTTAGTATCCTTATGGTAAGCAATATCCGCTATCCTAGTTTTAAGAAAATGCAGTGGAATTTTAAATCTTTCATAGCAGTCATTCTGCTTCTTGGTGTGATATATGTGAATCCTCAAGTGATGTTGTGTGCTTTAATGAGTGGTTATGTCGTGTATGGTATTGTGCGCTGGATTGTGATTGTGCTAAAAATGCGTTTTGGCACAAAATCTAACCAAAGAAGCGGTGGTGTATAAAGTTATATTTAGTGATTTTGTGCTAGGATATAAGTATTTTTGAAAATGAGGTGCGATTATGTCTAAAACAAGTATGTCAAACATCGATCAGGTAACGAGTCTTCATAAAAATAATGAGTTACAGCTCCTTTGTTTTCGTTTGGAAAAAGGTAAAGATTTATACGCGGTGAATGTGTTTAAGATTCGTGAGGTTATAAAGTATAGGGGCGCACTCACGGTTGTTACACACGAGAATAATAGCCTTGTAGAGGGACTTATTACTATTCGTGAATTGACCGTTCCCCTCATTGATATGCGTAAGTGGTTTTTTTACGATAGCAATAATAAAGGCAAAAATTTGCGTGATTGTGGCGTGAAAAGAGCTTCTGGCGAGGAAGATATTATTATGATTTGCGAGTTTTCTCGCTGGACTATTGGGGTGAGAATCTATGAGGCAGATAGAATATTAAACAAAAAATGGACAGAAATAGAACAGGGCGTGGGCATAGGTGGTGGCGGACACAATGGTAAGCTTGTAAGCCGCACACGTTATTTTGATGGACGCTTAGTGCAAGTAGTGGATATTGAAAAAATGCTCATTGATGTGTTTCCGTGGATTGAAAAAGATAAAGAAGATGGGATTGCAAAGATTTCTCAAGTGGATACGACAAAAAGCATTCTTTTGGCTGATGATAGCCCCACCGTGCTTCGCACAATGCAGCTTATCCTCAATAAACTCGGTGTCGTTCACCACGATTTTATCAATGGCAAACACTTGCTTGACTACCTTTTTGCTCCTACGACTGATATTAGTGCGGTGGGTATGATTATTACAGACCTTGAAATGCCTGAAGCGAGTGGGTTTGAGGTGATTAAGCAAGTCAAGGCAAATCCTGCAACTGCACACTTGCCTATTGTCGTAAATTCCTCTATGAGCGGCAGCAGTAATGAGGATATGGCGCGCTCACTCAATGCGAGTGAATTCATCTCTAAATCCAATCCAGTAGAAATTGAAGCTGCAGTAAGAAAATTTATCCTTAAATAATGCGTGATATTTCTACACTTCTCACACTCCCTTCTCCTTGCTATGTGCTTGAGGAGGAGAGGCTAAATAATAATCTCGCTATTTTAGAATCTGTGCAAAAACAAAGCGGCGCGAAGATTCTATTAGCTCTTAAAGGTTATGCGTTTTGGCGTGTGTTTGAGAATCTTAGAAAAACTTTGAATGGTAGCACCGCAAGTGGATTATATGAGGCAAGGCTTGGCTTTGAGGAGATAGGTGGGGCGGCGCAGGGCAAGGAAGTGTGTGTGTTTTCCCCCGCGTATAAAGAACAAGAAATGCTCCATATCATAGAATACGCAACGCATATTATTTTTAATTCTTTTGCGCAATGGCAGACTTTTAAGCCGCTTATAGAATCTAAAAATCAGCAACTCAAGATTCAAAATCTTGCTCCTATTGAAGTGGGTTTGCGTGTGAATCCGCTGTATAGCGAGGTAGAGCCACCTATTTATAATCCTTGTATCGCTGGTTCTCGTTTGGGAATTACACCAAGTGCATTTCAAAAGGGCGTAGCACAATATGGCTTAGAGGATGTTTCAGGGCTACATTTTCACACACATTGCGAGCAAGATTCTACTGCACTGAAACGCACTTTGCCGCACTTTGAAAAGCATTTCGGTGCTTATATTCGCTCAATGAAATGGATAAATTTTGGCGGCGGACATCACATCACAAGGGCAGATTATCATCGCGATTTACTCGTTTTACTTATCAAGGATTTTAAGGCGAGGCACAATGATGTAGAGGTGTTTTTAGAGCCGGGTGAGGCGGTGGGATGGCAGGTTGGATTCTTAATTGGCGAGGTAGTGGATATTGTGGAGAATGGTATGCCTATCGCGATACTTGATGTAAGTGCGAGTTGTCATATGCCTGATTGCCTTGAAATGCCCTATCGTCCAGCACTCACAAAGCTTTCATCGGCTAATGGTTTAGAATCTGATAAGGGTGAGGGAGTGGGCGCGTATAAGTATCGTTTAGGCGGACCTACTTGCCTAGCAGGTGATGTCATAGGGGATTATAGCTTTGATACGCCTTTGTGTATAGGGGATAGAGTGATTTTTGAGGATATGTTGCATTACACGATTGTGAAAAATACCACCTTTAATGGCGTGGGGCTTCCCTCACTTGGCGTGATTGATACGCAAGGTGTGTGGCGACTTTTAAAAAGCTTTGACTACAATGACTATAAGCAAAGAAACTAGAATGATACGATTTGATAACCTCCTTATGTTAGCCCCCCTTGCAGGATATACTGATTTGCCCTTTCGCAGCGTGGTAAAGGGCTTTGGCGTGGATATTACCGTGAGTGAGATGATAAGCTCCCACGCCCTTGTGTATAACAACACCCGCACACTTAAAATGATTGAAAAATCCCAAGAAGAGCAGCCATATAGCGTGCAGATTTCGGGTTCAAAAGAGGAGATTATCAAAAAAGCGGTGGAGATTCTAAACGAGCAAGAGGGCATTGATATTATTGATTTAAATTGTGGTTGCCCTGCACCAAAGGTAGCAAATCACGGCAATGGCAGCGGACTACTCAAAGATTTGAATCTGCTTGTAAAAATTGCAAATCTCATTAAGGAGAATGCTAAAACTCCCTATACGAGCCTCAAGGTAAGGCTTGGTTTTGATAAAAAAATCCTTCACGAAATCGCTCAGGCATTAAAAGATGTCAAGAGTGATTTTGTGGTGATTCACGGGCGCACAAGAGCTGATGGCTATAAAAAAGAGAGAATAGATTATGACGCGATTGCCTCTATCAAGGCGCAGGTGGATTTGCCTGTAATTGCTAATGGCGAGATTGATAGCGCAAGTAAGGCGCGAGAGGTGCTAGAGCGCACGGGTGCAAATGGTGTGATGATAGGTAGGGCAGCGCTTAGTGCGCCATGGATTTTTTGGCAGATTAAGCACAATACGCAGGAGATTCCGCCAATCATCAAGCAGGAGCTTGTATTGCAGCATTTTAAAAAAATGATTGATTTTTATGGGGAGCGTGGGGCGATTATGTTTCGCAAGAATCTTCACGCGTATGCAAAGGGGCATCAGGGTGCGAGTGAGTTCCGCGACCTTGTCAATCGACTAGAAGATGTGAAAATAATAGAGACGCATATTGAGCAGTTTTTTTCAAATAATCAAATGGTGATGAATGCCTTTCCCCAACTTGTGCATCTCAACAAAAGGACGAGCTAATGCGAAAATTCCTAAAGTATGTTGTGATTTTTGTGGCTACTCTAATGTTTGCAAATGATGTAGAAAATACGCAAGAGACTTTGCTAGAGAGTGAATTGCTTAAAGATATAGAGAGCGCAGATTCTCTTTTTTATCAAGCTGTGGCGATGTGGGTAAAAAATGCCGATGAGGCGAGTAAGAATTTGCAAAAGGCTTGTGATAGGAAGCACCCGGGCGCGTGTTTGTATCTAGGGAGTTACTATGATACGAAGTCGAGGGATAAGAAGGATTCAAAAGAGAATCTTGAAAAGTCAAAGCAATACTATCAGCTTGGTTATGATTATAGTTTGCAGGCGTGTAAGGAGGGCGGGGCGCAGTGGTGTGCTATACAAGCGGTGGCACTCATTGATGGACTAGGTGCGCCAAAAGATGTGGAAAAGGGCTTATCTTACCTTGATGTGATGTGTGAGAATGAGATAGAAAATGCGTGTTTCGTGCTGGGGTCGTATTATTTTTATGGCGTGAATGTGGATAAGGACTTGCAAAGGGCGAGTGGGCTTCATCATAAGGCTTTGGAGCTAGATTCTAAAAAATGTGATGAGAGGTTAAAATACGCCTGTGTAATTAGTGCCGAGATTTATCAGCAGGGATTAAGTGTGGCGAGTGATTTGACAAAGGCAAAGGATTTTTACAATCGTGCGTGCAGCCTTGATAATCAATTTGCGTGTGATTATGTAGGTAGGCTTAAGTAGATTCTGAATCTATCCTCATTCCCCAAATATGCTCGTATCTCTGCTAAGAATGCGGGAGGTGGGTTGTTACATTACGATGTGGCTCATAAAAATTATACGCAGGCGCATAAATGAGCTTTGAGGGGTTGTCTATAAGATATGCTGCCCAATAACTAAAAGTGGAGTTTGCCATAATACCATTTTGACAACTTCGCATAAGCGTGAGGTCTTCTATTGCATTACCCTCACCATTACCTTCCATAAATACAAATTCTACTTGGCGATAAAGCATAGAATCTAAGTATTGTGTAAAATGTTCCTTGCACCATAATATATCATCGCTAAAAACAAATACCACAGGATTTTTTGACTTTTTTATAAGTGCTTTGAGTGCAGCATTATAATACGCACTGCCAAGCTTTATAAAACGCCAATGTTTATCTATAAGATAATCTCCCCTGCGAATATGCAAAAAGGCGGTTTTTGGTGTGGCAGTGATTTGTTGGGCGAGAGACTGCGTGTGTAAAGAAATAGTGCGTGGCACAAATTCTTTTCTTAATATAGAATCTACCTCTTCAAAATATTTGAGATTTGTAAAATGACCTATAAAATAGCTGTGTGGGCGAAAGGTTTTGCGCGATAGAAATGTGTCGAGCAGAGATTGAGATTCATAGGTAAAAAATGGATAAATGAGGCGATTTGCAGGGGAATAGAAAGGACATAGACGCGTCATCATTTTTGTAGCGATAAGATTGTAAAAATCCTTGCTATGTGGCTTTGGTGGGTTGAAGCGCACGATTGGTAGAGAGATTGCAAATTGTTGTAATTCAAGGTTGCGGATATGTTCAGTTTCTTGCTTTATCCCCCCCCCCCATTAATTTCTTTCTTGTTAGGCTAAAAATAGAATTTGGATAGAAATGAGAATATTTTGTGTATCCCCACGCCGCATCAAGGGCGACTTTATAGCCTCTATGCGCTAAGGCTCTAGCAAATGCGTATTGAAACATTTGATTTCCCAATCCTCCTTGTAGCAATACTTTCACAATCTATCTCCTTTGGCTTATTATAGGGGCAAATTATAACAAACCCACCCAAATGGTATAAAAATCTCGTAGGGCAAAAGAGAGAATAAATGAAAAAGCTTTTATATATGACAATGTGTGCCATAATGAGCGTGTTTATAAGCAGCTGCGGGGATTCTAAAGGAGATTCTCAAAAGATAACATATAAATACCACCCAAAGGATAGGGCGGAACTTGTCAAACTTATCAATGATGAAAATGTGAATCTAAGCGAAATTGATACAAGCAAGGTTACAGACTTTAGTTTTTTGTTTGCGCGTTTGGGTGAGGAATGCGATGACACACTTGGGTGGCATAGAGAGGATTTACTCACTCCACATTTAGAAAAATGCAAAAATACAGGCATAAAGCGATTGGATAGCATTCACGCAATTAAGAAACAAATTTCAGACATTGATTCACAGATTCGCAAGATAGAATCTGCGCTTGAAAAAGAGGAGCAGTGCAGGAGTGATTTTGAATCTTTTATCGCTCCTAAGATTCAAGCGAAGATTAAATCCAAAGAGGGATTTTTTGATGAGCATAAAAGAGAGTATGTCAAAAGAAAAACTTTAAATGACAAGGAGAGAGCGCAAGTGCGCGATGAGGTTATTAAAGAAAATAAATCGTGTATTTTGATGGTATATATCGTGCTACCCATATTGGAGAATGTGATATTTTGGAGTTTAAGTAAAATTATTACTCACATATTCTAAAAATATCAAAGGATTTTATAGGGCAAGGATTCTAAGATTTTTGTTTTTTAGAATAGCGTTATTAAAGTGCTTTTTGTGAATCTAGCCTGTTTAGAATGTGTTTTGTTTGCAAAAATGAGTGTTTGTTTTGAATCTACTTTTGCTTGTGCTTTGATGAGGGTTTTGACTTATTTTATTATATGAGATTTACACAATTTTAGCATTCAAATTGTGATTGTAATTTGCCTATAAAAATGCTTGTGTAAGGATTATCGCCTCTCCCTAAGCCCTAAGGAGATTAGGGCTATAAGGTTAAGCGTTAAAGATTAGAGTTCAGGTTTTGGTGTTTTTTCTGTTGATACAGGAAGTTGAGGATAAGCAATGTTTGGTTTCTTGCCTGTAAGTGAGTGCAAAAACACCTCTATGCTTTGAGATTCTTTGTCAGATATCTCAATGCCTAGCTGTGTGCTTCCCATTTCTTTGATAGCATCTGTGAGCGACCAAATCGCACCATTATGGAAATATGGAGCAGTTTCTGCAATATTTCTCAATGTAGGAGTTTTAACCATACCATTCTTATCGCCTTTAAAACCACCGAGTTTTGCGAATTTGTATTTTCCTGCTACCTCAAAAGCTTGCATTGAGCCACCGAGATTCACACCATTATGGCAAGCAGCACAACCCTTATCGATAAAGGTTTTAAGACCTGCTTGCTCCGCTTTATTGAGAGCTTGTCCATTCCCCTCTAAAAAGCTATCAAAGCGAGAAGGTGTAAGCAATGTGCGTTCAAAGTTTGCAATTGCATCAGCGATATTATCAAAAGTTACGCCACCATAAATTTTCTTAAACTCATTCACATATTCTGGCAAAGAAGAAACTTTCTCTACTGCTACTTTTGCAGGAGTTGCCATTTCTGGTTCTGCCTCAATTGGACCTTTTGCTTGGTCTGCTAAGTTTCCTGAGCGTCCGTCCCAAAATTGTGCTGTATTCAATACCGAGTTATACACGGTTGGTGAATTTAAATGTTTAGGATTAGCCTTCCATTTATGCCCCACAGCAGCTGCGATTCCATCAGCTCCACCTAAACCGAGATTATGGCAAGTATTACAAGAGATAATACCGCTTTTTGAAAGTCGTGGGTCAAAATAAAGCTTTTTGCCAAGCTCTGCTTTAGCTTGAGAAAAGGCACTTGCTTTGACTTTATTTTGCGCAAGGATTCTATCCACACCTTTTTGATCTTTTGGCAAAGGTGCTAGTCCTGCTTTTTTTGCCTCATTGATTAGGGGATTAGCACTAAGGGCAGATACAAGTAGAAACGAAGATGCTATAAACAATGCTGAAATTTTCATCTTGACTCCTTTTTTGTAGTTTTATTGCGAATGCCTTACAATGCTAGGACTATTCGACTTATTTTAAGCTTAAACTAATGGATAAAAAATATCAAAATATAAAACAAATACAATTTTACAATATTGAGATGTGATTAGCAGCGGATTGCAAAATATTGCGGCGCGGTGGGGTGAGCTTTAACATCTTATGTGTTTTTTGGGGCTCACACGCGCCTTTAAATTTTTACTAAAAGTGAGCGGGGGACTTTTTAAGCGAAATTTTAGAATCTACTCCACGGTTACGCTTTTAGCAAGATTACGTGGCATATCTACATCATTTCCTAATCTGATTGCCACTTCAAGTGCAAAAAGTTGAAGCACTACCATCATCGCAAAAAACTCCTCCATATAGCTTTGGCAAGGTGAGATAAGAATCATATCATCAACGCCTTTAATGGGTTGCGCACTTACTGCACAAATAGTTGCATCACGCGCACTTAGCTCTTCTACATTGCTTTTAATTTTATCAAAAAGTAAATGTGTAGGCATAAGAGCAAGGGTAAAAAGCTCAGAATCTGCTAGTGCAATAGGTCCGTGCTTCATTTCTCCGCTTGGGTAGCCTTCAGCGTGAAGATAGCTAATCTCTTTGAGCTTAAGCGCACCCTCAAGTGCGAGAGGATAAAACACATCTCGCCCGATAAAGAAAAATCCGTGTCCGTGTAAATATCGCTTTGATAGACGTTTAATGTGTTCGTGCATATCGGATTCTATATAAGTTTTTTTTGCCGAAGCTACCATTTGTGCGATATGAGT from Helicobacter typhlonius includes these protein-coding regions:
- the ftsH gene encoding ATP-dependent zinc metalloprotease FtsH — protein: MENPNEKKPPFKQNPFLVFAIFVILALLLFKVFSPSGGDSLTDKFLGGSITKEISYNELKELISKGEIGSVSIGQTYIKAYSINTSPRILYTTKKVADLGLVPLLDEKKIEYSGFSEGSFLGDLVNMLLPIFIILALWMFLTARMQKSMGGGIFGMGNAKKLVNAEKPNVRFDDMAGNAEAKEEVVEIVDFLKYPERYAAVGAKIPRGVLLVGPPGTGKTLLAKAVAGEANVPFFSMSGSSFIEMFVGLGASRVRDLFEMAKKDAPSIIFIDEIDAIGKSRAAGSMVGGNDEREQTLNQLLAEMDGFGSESAPVIVLAATNRPEILDPALLRPGRFDRQVLVDKPDFEGRLEILKVHIKDVALARDVDLHEIAKFTAGLAGADLANIINEAALLAGRENQKEVSQKHLKEAVERGIAGLEKKSRRISPKEKKIVAYHESGHAVVSEMTKGADRVNKVSIIPRGMAALGYTLHTPEENRYLMQKHELMAEVDVLLGGRAAEEVFLDEISTGASNDLERATGILKSMISYYGMTDVSGLMVLEKQRNTFLGGGGASREFSEQLAQEIDTHIKNTLDERYTYVKNLLRDYKDAIESMVKELFDKEVIDGARVREIIEEYEKANNLQSRLIPIEEEEV
- a CDS encoding chemotaxis protein; the encoded protein is MSKTSMSNIDQVTSLHKNNELQLLCFRLEKGKDLYAVNVFKIREVIKYRGALTVVTHENNSLVEGLITIRELTVPLIDMRKWFFYDSNNKGKNLRDCGVKRASGEEDIIMICEFSRWTIGVRIYEADRILNKKWTEIEQGVGIGGGGHNGKLVSRTRYFDGRLVQVVDIEKMLIDVFPWIEKDKEDGIAKISQVDTTKSILLADDSPTVLRTMQLILNKLGVVHHDFINGKHLLDYLFAPTTDISAVGMIITDLEMPEASGFEVIKQVKANPATAHLPIVVNSSMSGSSNEDMARSLNASEFISKSNPVEIEAAVRKFILK
- the pssA gene encoding CDP-diacylglycerol--serine O-phosphatidyltransferase, producing the protein MKFNPLFILPNLFTAGSIFLGVLSVIFSSKGHFESACWLILLSMILDGLDGRVARLTNTASKFGVEFDSLADVVAFGVAPAFLLYFYVGIDYGRVGMSVPAIFVILGAVRLARFNITSSSEPNFFIGLPIPSAAVVLMLWVLVDLEYDFIKSYGYEYAILGGSFILSILMVSNIRYPSFKKMQWNFKSFIAVILLLGVIYVNPQVMLCALMSGYVVYGIVRWIVIVLKMRFGTKSNQRSGGV
- a CDS encoding tRNA dihydrouridine synthase translates to MIRFDNLLMLAPLAGYTDLPFRSVVKGFGVDITVSEMISSHALVYNNTRTLKMIEKSQEEQPYSVQISGSKEEIIKKAVEILNEQEGIDIIDLNCGCPAPKVANHGNGSGLLKDLNLLVKIANLIKENAKTPYTSLKVRLGFDKKILHEIAQALKDVKSDFVVIHGRTRADGYKKERIDYDAIASIKAQVDLPVIANGEIDSASKAREVLERTGANGVMIGRAALSAPWIFWQIKHNTQEIPPIIKQELVLQHFKKMIDFYGERGAIMFRKNLHAYAKGHQGASEFRDLVNRLEDVKIIETHIEQFFSNNQMVMNAFPQLVHLNKRTS
- a CDS encoding cytochrome-c peroxidase translates to MKISALFIASSFLLVSALSANPLINEAKKAGLAPLPKDQKGVDRILAQNKVKASAFSQAKAELGKKLYFDPRLSKSGIISCNTCHNLGLGGADGIAAAVGHKWKANPKHLNSPTVYNSVLNTAQFWDGRSGNLADQAKGPIEAEPEMATPAKVAVEKVSSLPEYVNEFKKIYGGVTFDNIADAIANFERTLLTPSRFDSFLEGNGQALNKAEQAGLKTFIDKGCAACHNGVNLGGSMQAFEVAGKYKFAKLGGFKGDKNGMVKTPTLRNIAETAPYFHNGAIWSLTDAIKEMGSTQLGIEISDKESQSIEVFLHSLTGKKPNIAYPQLPVSTEKTPKPEL
- a CDS encoding tetratricopeptide repeat protein gives rise to the protein MRKFLKYVVIFVATLMFANDVENTQETLLESELLKDIESADSLFYQAVAMWVKNADEASKNLQKACDRKHPGACLYLGSYYDTKSRDKKDSKENLEKSKQYYQLGYDYSLQACKEGGAQWCAIQAVALIDGLGAPKDVEKGLSYLDVMCENEIENACFVLGSYYFYGVNVDKDLQRASGLHHKALELDSKKCDERLKYACVISAEIYQQGLSVASDLTKAKDFYNRACSLDNQFACDYVGRLK
- a CDS encoding phosphatidylserine decarboxylase, with product MTTTQIIAKQGWVGALVLLVAFVLTLWLDWNVCAFVLCVMLVLWLAMFRNPERIPNASESNVFVSPVDGIVRDIDANEERISILIETRFIDVGVIRSPCDVVEGKMSEKKGLNLTWCSKEKRNTLNATMRFESLQERTFSIDFYPIFFSSQELFASSNLDVGERMGFMKAGMTRIIIPQKRQKGVDSDIELKVSIGDRVKALQSVIGYFYEV
- the nspC gene encoding carboxynorspermidine decarboxylase, encoding MSTLLTLPSPCYVLEEERLNNNLAILESVQKQSGAKILLALKGYAFWRVFENLRKTLNGSTASGLYEARLGFEEIGGAAQGKEVCVFSPAYKEQEMLHIIEYATHIIFNSFAQWQTFKPLIESKNQQLKIQNLAPIEVGLRVNPLYSEVEPPIYNPCIAGSRLGITPSAFQKGVAQYGLEDVSGLHFHTHCEQDSTALKRTLPHFEKHFGAYIRSMKWINFGGGHHITRADYHRDLLVLLIKDFKARHNDVEVFLEPGEAVGWQVGFLIGEVVDIVENGMPIAILDVSASCHMPDCLEMPYRPALTKLSSANGLESDKGEGVGAYKYRLGGPTCLAGDVIGDYSFDTPLCIGDRVIFEDMLHYTIVKNTTFNGVGLPSLGVIDTQGVWRLLKSFDYNDYKQRN
- a CDS encoding alpha-1,2-fucosyltransferase codes for the protein MRFNPPKPHSKDFYNLIATKMMTRLCPFYSPANRLIYPFFTYESQSLLDTFLSRKTFRPHSYFIGHFTNLKYFEEVDSILRKEFVPRTISLHTQSLAQQITATPKTAFLHIRRGDYLIDKHWRFIKLGSAYYNAALKALIKKSKNPVVFVFSDDILWCKEHFTQYLDSMLYRQVEFVFMEGNGEGNAIEDLTLMRSCQNGIMANSTFSYWAAYLIDNPSKLIYAPAYNFYEPHRNVTTHLPHS